TCATCAGTGGAACACTTCCAAATGTAACTGCTGAAGATTCTTCTTTCCCCATTACAATTACAGCTTTGAACGGAGAGGGAGAAACTTCAGATACGTTCACCCTTACCATAAAAAATATTCCGCATCCGCCACAACTTTTAATACCTGAGACAGAAAAAACTCTTCGAGAAGCTTCTCCTTTCTCTTTAAACATTTCCGGGAATTTTGCGAATGTTTCTGGATTTAGTTTGAGTGGTCCAGAATTCCTCTCCATTTCTCCGCTTGGGGTCATTTCAGGAACACTGCCTTCAGTTTCAGCTTCGACTGTATATCCGATTCAAATTCTTGCAGAAAATGAAGATGGAATTACAGGAGATACATTTTTTCTCCTTGTTGCTGATACTTTTGAAATGCCTCCAATCTGCCAGGTGACGCCATAAAATTTATGGAAAAATTCTCACTCCTTCCATATTCATGGTTTACTCGTGATGCCATAAAAGTTGCTCGAGATCTTCTCGGGAAAAAGATTGTATACAAAAATTATTCAGGAATAATTGTTGAGACAGAGGCATACACGGAAGATGAGGCTTCACATGGACATAAAATTACACCTCGAAGTGAAATAATGCTTACTACATATGGACATATTTATGTGTATTTCATTTATGGAATGTATCACTGTTTGAACATTACGACGAATAAAGATTCATGTGGCGCCGTTCTTATTCGAGCAGTTGAACCACTTTCGGGAATTCAAGAGATGAAAAAGAATCGCCATACAGAAAATCTCCATAATCTTACTTCTGGTCCGGGAAAACTCTGTGAAGCTTTTGAAATAGGGAAAAAATTAAATGGCACAAAAGTAAACGAAAAAATCTTTCTGT
The genomic region above belongs to Candidatus Peregrinibacteria bacterium and contains:
- a CDS encoding DNA-3-methyladenine glycosylase gives rise to the protein MEKFSLLPYSWFTRDAIKVARDLLGKKIVYKNYSGIIVETEAYTEDEASHGHKITPRSEIMLTTYGHIYVYFIYGMYHCLNITTNKDSCGAVLIRAVEPLSGIQEMKKNRHTENLHNLTSGPGKLCEAFEIGKKLNGTKVNEKIFLYDDRRILSENIGVSERIGIEKAKHLPWRFFIRGNKFLSR